Sequence from the Pontibacter pudoricolor genome:
GTAAAGATGGATTAATCCAAATGAAGTGATCTATTACAGAAAAATCATATGATTCAGAAAGAGTTCTAACAGAACTATTCCCTAACAAGGTAATAGTTCTGTTCTTATACTGTGGTTGATTCTTTAAGAAATGCAGGTAGTTCCTAAACAAAATATAATCACCTATTGCATCTAACCTAACAATAAGAATACGGTTAGAATTAAATGGCAATACTATTTTCCTAACTATTAGAAAAATCAAATACCAAATACTCTTTTTTATCTTAGCTAACAAAGGGACTTAAAATTTTTTGATATTCACTAAATTTAGTTTTTTTCAAATCAAAAAGCCGATTTCTTTCTTGATTAATATTCTCCAACAGCAACTCTACATTGGAAAGAAGCACTTTAGGTGTTGCTTCTTTTACATATAAAATTGGCAGATTAATATTATCTAACATGAGCATTCTAGTATCTGTACAGACAGATACTGCTGGAACGCCAACACTAGCCATTGCTACTGATGCATGCATCCTGTTATTTATTCCTACTTTTGCAAACTTGATAATTTCTAAATATTCTGAGACAGATTTTGGAAAGTAGTGAATGAATGAAGGCGCTATTTTCTCTGCTAATTCAACTTCCTTTTCACTATGACAAATAAAACGGATATCATGTTCTCCTTTTAATTTATCTATTAAATACAAAACAGAATTCTCCCATTCTTGATTATTTATTTGCTGGTCCCAACTATAATGTCCGCCACCTTCCATATAATTGATTAAGATATATTCTCCTTCTCTTTTGTTTTCAAAAGCTTTATCTACAAAGAAAGCAGTACATGGAAGTAATTCATTTTTTATACCAACAGAAGAAAAGAGCTTATTAGCAAGCTTATCCCGTGTAGTTGTGATTTTACATAAACTACCTATATCTTCTGCATAGATTTTTTCCCTATTATCTATAAATCCTTCTTGTTTTTCCCAAGGATAACATGAACCGGCTGCAAGATTTATTGTTGGCACTTTATCTTTCAACCTGGCAACGGTATTATACCAAATAGGTTGAGCCCACTCGTTTTCAAAGCAGTTAGGCCAAAGTACCGGAGCTCCACTTTGTATAATTAAATCTTGATTCTTAAAAACGCTGAATAAGTGGTAAAAAAACTTATTATATGCATAATATAAGAAACGTTTCCCTTTAAAAGGAGGAAGCTTAGTTAGAAAATGAAACGGGCTATTAGGTAAAACAGCAGTTTCTGGCTGATGTTTATTAACATAGGTAAAGGTTACGTTGTCATTGAGAGTAGCTATTATATTCTCAATACCTGTCCTAATAAAATCATCTCCAATATTTGTATCTATAGTAGTTATAAAACCAATTTTCATATCACACTTTTAAGATCTCTTTTTATATAAACTTTACACAATATATACTATTTCAATCTAAGCATAATGTACTAATTTGAAAAAGGAAATAATGAAATCTAAAATAGAGTATATTATTAATTTAATATACTTCTAATATTAAAGACACAATTTTTAATGGGTTTGTAAGCTTTTGAAACAAAGTATCTAAAAAAGACCATTATAGTATCAAACTTACCCTTTTCGCTTATAACTTGTGCAGTCATAGTTAAATGCCCCCTATCATAAACTTTATCGACTTCAATTTTACCATTTTCTTTTAAAGGAAATGAAAGAGAAAACACCTTTTTAACCGCCCATTTAGGAGCTAAAGTAGTATGAGTTGCTGTTGCATTGAAACCAATATTCTCAATTAAATTTTTTGAAGGAATAATGCTTAATCCATTGTTAAGCAGCTTGCAGAGTGTCCATTGATAATCCCAGGTATTAATTCGACCATCATAAAGGTTATCGTATAGCTGCTTTCTTTCCGTTCTGAACTTAGAGGAGAAAAAAGACTCTAAAATAAAATTTTGAATGTTGTTATCTTTCCAAAATTTAACTTCAACATCATAGCATTTCCAAGCTCTTCTCCAACTAGCCCATCCCCAGACGCTTCCAAAATGACTAAAGTGAAATGATTGATTATTTGCTTTCCATGTCTCATATATATTAAAACCTGCTACATGCATTACTCGATTGTCAAACCTGTATTTTTCCAGCAGCTCTTCACAATAGTTAAAAAAGCTTATATCTGGTAAGATATCATCTTCTAAAATGATACCTTCCTCAATCTGCTCAAAAAACCATGTTATAGCACTACTTACTGCATACTTACATCCAAGATTACTCTCTCTAAAAAGTGTTACAACCTTACAATCCCAGTCAACTGATGTTGCAATATCACGTGTCAACTTACAATTCTCAATATCATCATCTCTGCCTTCACGTGGACCATCAGCAGCAACGAATAAAAGTTTAGGTCTGACTTCACGTATCTTTTCAAATACTATTTGAGTTTGTTGAGGCCTATTAAAAATAAGAAATAATACAGGTGTGTTAAGCATACTCTATAACTATGATATAGGCTTCGAATTCAGAAAAACAATTCTCTTTATCTTGCCTAAATAAACCCTGGTCCTTCTATATATTGTAATCCAATGGTATTTAGGATAATAGATAGTTATACCTTTATAAAATTTAGAGTAATAACATTTATAAGTAGAAAAGAAATCAACGCCATGTTTAATTAAATTTAATCTATACGTGTCAATGATCTCTTTTAGATCAGGCCTTTGTGATAAGGAGTACAAGGAATATCTTGAAACATCGTTTGAGTGCGCCTTAACTCCACTAAAGTGATAAAATATCAAATCATAATCATGATTGATTTTATATAAATTATTTCCCCTACTTGTAACTTCTCTTTCATGTAAGTTCCAACCTGCCATGTTATATCCAGGGCTTTTTTCAATATATACATTTTGAAAAAAAACAATAGCTAAATTAATCCACTTTTGATCAAAAAAGAGGTGCATATCACTATTGCTATACGCTTGATTTATAAGCCGTTTTTGCCACCAATCTAGAAACTTAAAAGCTTCATCACATCGAGAAACTCCTATAAAGCCAAGATTAAAAGTTCCTCCATTCAAAAAGCTGCTTTCAGCTATACCAAAGGGATGTTCATCACTTGGTGTAAGCAAATGAGGTGTAACAATTAATGTATTCTTACTTAGAGTGACAATAGCATCATTAAGCTTCCCGAAGACCATTATATCTGGATCAAAATAAAATACAGCATTAATATTGATCTCCGTTTTTAAAATATGGTTAATAATATAGGGCTTTACAGCTGTATTTAATTCTGTAATATTATAACGCACACACATACCCTTAAAGTCAGTAACGGGAATGTTTTCAATTTCTATTACCTGAAAAGGAATTTTATCTTTTATGTGCTCACGTCCCTCAAACTTATCAACCAAATATATTCTGAAGTCAACGTTCAAGTTAGACTCCTCCAATGATTTACCTAACGTTATAGCCTGCGCCAGATAATTAATAGAGCATATTGTAAAGGCAATAGTAGACATAATTAATTCTTATTTGTTACCGACTACAATCTTGATAATCATAAAAATTGTAGTCTATGCATGTATTGGAGTTGGAGCTTGAGTTTGTTGGTATATAGTTGTTTTCAAGTTTATTGCTTTTTTTTCAATTAAATTCCATGAAATAAAGCCAGCAATTAGAGCAATTGGAATTGTTAAAATTGTCAGTAGTAAATGATCTAATAAAAAAAAGTGCATTAATACCTGCTGAATTAAAAAGCCATATATATAAACTCCATAAGACAAGTCTCCTATTTTATTATTTAATCCGCCAATCCATTTCGTATTAGTTAAGCCAATGGTTAAAATAATTATAGGAAATAGAAACACTTCAAATTCAATATATGTATTCAGTGCTATTGTGATTATCATAACCAATGATGCCAAACTGGCAACAATAGGCATATACCTGATTGATGAAAAATTAAAGGCTGATAATAAAGCTCCGGCGTTAAAGTACAAACCGAAATCAATTACAGCAAAAGGCCTAAATCCAGTCATTCCAAAATCTGTTTGTTGACTTGCAGACCCCAATGTTGAACGCTCTAACCCCAGTGGAGAAAATACTAGATCGTAAATAAAAGCGATCTCATGAAATCTTAATACATATAAACAAATGAAAGATATTGTTAGCAGACTTTTGATCAATAATTTCTTCTCCTTGATAAAAAACAATGAACTTAAAACTATATAAAACAGGAATTCATATTGTAATGTCCATATAGAGCCATTTATATAAGCTGAATATGGATTATTTTCTATTGTATCTAAGATTGTACCCTGAAAAGGTCCAAAGGGTAAAAAATTCGTAAGAACATATGTATATGGCTCTGAGGTAAGAGTAAAATATCCTATAATACTATACCTGTGAGACAAAACAGAAAAGCAAATTGAAGTAACTAAAAGTACTACTAATAACCCAGGGAAAATTCTTAAAACCCTTTTTATATAATATTCGCTAATAGTATTACTATTATTTAGACTTTGCAAAATTAAATAACCACTAATCGTAAAGAAACCATACAGGCCTACTCTTGAAAATGTAATTTGATTATTCGTTAATTGATATAGACCATCATTATAGTGGATACCAGTCAATGTATAAGAATGAGTTATTATAACAAATAAAGCAAATAGTAGCCTTAGAAAATCAAAATTATTTTGATGCCTTGATTTCATATTTGATTCTTCAGAAAAAATAAATCAATTACTTACTTATGTTTTCACTTAATAGCATCAACAATCAAGGAAGTATACTCCAGCTTCCCACCAACATTACTTTTGTCATGCTTACTTGATCTCATTACTTTACCATAGTTCTCATCGTAAGAATTGAAATTAAAATTTCCAGCTTCATCCCAGTACTCCAGAAGGTCTACAGTAAAACCTGCTTTAGTTAAGCTTTCAGTCATAGACTTATAAGTATATAAAATTTTATGATCATCAGCTCCAGGGCCATTCCCACCTGGTTTTACATAGTCAATATAAGATGGTTTAGGATGTAATCCGTCTGGTACTGCAATCCGAAGTCTCCCACCTTCTTTCAGGTATTTATATATATTCAAATTAGCTTTATCAGTTTGTTCAACATCAAGGTGCTCCCAAACATGTTCTGAGAAAACAGTATCAACCGATCCTTCTCTAAAATACCTTTTCCAGTCTTCATAATTAGATACATCCAATGTATCTATATCAGTAAGAATCCAGCCATCAATCTGTATGCCTCCACTACCTACCACTAATTTGATAGAATCTGAGGATAAAACCTGACATTTAGTTTTACTGATTTTGAGTTCTTTTCTTAATAAAGAGTTTTCGTTTTCTAATTGCTCTCTCTTCAACCTCAGTAAATAATTCTGCTTAACTAGTTCAGTCTTTGCATCTGTAAACTTTTTGATCAGAGGTATTTTTTTTAGTAATGTCTTCATCATTTCGCTTTCAAAAAAGGAGATAGTAGTTTCATAAAATAAGTTCTGTATAAATATTTAATAAAAAGCCTCCAGGGGTTTTTATGCTCCTCCTCATAAAAGAGCTTTTTTCTATACAGCTGTTCATAATTATATAAAAGTAAGTCTTTATGTTTTACATGAAAATAGTCTACAACCTTTTTCACCTTATCGCCATGATTCGCGTTAACAATAACCGAGTTTTGACGAATTCTGTAATCAAACAACACTTCTTTTATATAGTGGAACTTCCAGCCTTTTGCACCAGCCATAATCCAAAAATCCCAATCCTCGTGCCCTATTAACAGCCTTTCTTCATCGAAGCCTCCCACACTATCCCACACTTCCCTTCTCACAACAGCACACATGTCTATACTATTTCCTTTGTGTATGGTATAGATGTTGAATTCGCGAGGTGTAAAACGGGCTTCTGTTGAGTCTCCAAAAAAGTTGGGTGCACCATATACAATGCCAATTTCCGGGTCACTTTCCATTACCCCTACCGCTTTGCTGATATAGGTAGGCCTTATTTTATTATCACTATCTAAAAAAAGAAGGTATTTAGCTTCTGAAGCTCTTACACCTGTATTTCGGGCTGCTGCTGGTCCTTTGTTCTCCTGGTGTATTACAGTTATGTTCTGTTTCTTTAAATCTTCAAGTAAGTTTAAAGTATTCTTATCAGTAGAGCCATCATCCACAATGATAATATCATAGGTATATTCAGTTGATCGCTGATACACACTAGTAATGGCATCGGGTAAGAACTCACCGGAATTATAACAAGGAATGATAACAGATACAAAGACCTTACCTACCATTTGACCACTTACTTTGTATTAATCTAAACTTCGATCTATACCTATTATAATGCTCTAGCAAAACAGGTCCGTATGTATGCTTGTACCAAGGATACAGGAATTTTATTTTATCCGTGAGCGATAATGTATAGGCGAATTCGAAATAATCGGATAAAAGATTATCGTTTAATCTGTTTGTTGATAGCCCCTGAAATGTTTTTGTATCTTCATGTAAGTCAAATACTCCAAACTCCTTATCAGATTTATAAATTCGTCTGTTCCTGAAAGCTCTTAACAAGAACCAGAAATCCATGGTATTATGGTTTTCTACAGGAAAATCACCTACCTCAGTTTGTATTTCTCTTTTGTAAAAATAACTGACCGGATTGGCTGGAAACCTGTGTAACCAGAAGTGAGATACAAATCTATAGTCTTTTATAGGCTCACGATAGATGACACGATCTTTCATGAGTATTTTGAGCTTCCCCACAACAATATCTGGTTGCTCTGGGCTCTCAAAAAATTTACTTACTTCGGAGAAAACACCCAAATTGTAATAATCATCAGAATTCAAATACCCGATAACATCTCCACCAGATAATGCAAAGGCTTTATTCATGGCATCTGATTGTCCTTTGTCGGGCTCAGATATCCATTTTAAATGCTGATATTTTTTAAGTACAGCAACTGTGCCATCGGAACTCCCACCGTCAACTATGATATGTTCCCAGTCATCATAATTCTGCTGCAACACCGATTGAATGGCACGTTCAATGTATGCCTCAGCATTATAACAAATAGTAAGTATACTTATTTTCATTTGCTTATACTTTCAGTTTGTTCATTGAATCTTTTACGAGTTAACATCTGCTGGTATAAAGCCTTATAGGCAGCCGCCTGATGTTGAACAGTATACTTTGCTACGAAATCCTTCCGGATCTGCTCTGAATCAAACGAATCTTTCTTATCAAAAAAAGTTATAAGAGCATCATATAAAGCGTCAGCAGAAATATCTTTAGCCAGAACTCCGTTAAAATTATCTATGACGACATCCGGTATACCACCAACGGGAGTTGCCACCACAGGTGTACCACAGGCTAAAGACTCCATCATCACATTAGGAAGATTGTCTTCACGACTTGGTATAACAAAAACATCACACGCAGCATATGCCACAGCCATTAAGCGCTCATCCCGGATAGCATCTAAATAAAAAATGTTTTTTTGAGCCACCTGCTTACTTATACCTACAGCGCAGAACAATACATTATCCTGTCCCTCAAATTTATCGATAACTTCAAGCAATAAATCAAAACCTTTTCTTAAAACGCTTAACTTCTCACTAACAAATAAAATTATTTCCTTATCAGCAGGAAGCCCCAGAACTTTCCTAGAGAAAGCCCGGTCTAATGGCATAAAGACCTCCGTATCAATACCATTAGGTATTAAAGTGTGGTTAAACTTTTTAAGAGTAGAACTTTGACTAGAGATATTAAACAACCACTTGGATAAGGCAACTACATGTAAATCCTGAAAAGGTAATAGGGCTTCATACTTTATCTTCAAAAATCTGGCGTCTAACTCATTTAACTGTTTATTACATGCTGCATCTCCACTATAATGGAAACCTCCCTTTACAGGGTTCAGATCGTGCAGGGTCCAGACAACAGGTTTTGTGTTTTTAAAGAAGAAACTGGAAAAGTCTAAAAAGTCAGATACCCAATGCAGATTGATTATATCAGCATCCTGGTATGCTGGATGTAAAGTAATATCATAATCTGTTAATGGCGAAGTAAATGCTTCGTAGTCACCTTCTATTTTGTCTTCCTTTAATGGTTTACTAACGTTATTTACTGTTGAAAACAAATGGAGTAAAATTTTTGATTTTACTCTTTTATACAAAGAAGGAGGTGGTGGTGCAGGTGGCTTCGGCTTTCTGGTAATATTAGCTGTCTCGTTGTCTAAATACAAAAACACAGACGCTACACCTAAAGCTTGTAACCCCTTGTGTAACCGGTAAGCGGCTATACCAGCTCCACCAGTCCTATAGGTAGAGACATGTAGCACCTTCATTGCTTAAAGCCATAAATATTCAACTGCATATCCATCCCATTATATGTATTGCGCTTTACAAAAGGCCGACCGGAAGTTAAACCCGGGCTATTGATATGATATCTGAACTGGTTGCGTTCTAAAATACCTAGTACCTTAGCCAGCTCTTGCTCTTTTTCAACAAATGAGTGATACTCAATAAACATATTCTGAACCAAGTGTAACTTGTCTTCGCTATCTTCTAATACCGTTAACTCAGCTCCCTCAATATCAATTTTAAGAAAATCAACTTTTTTGTCTAAATAGGATCTCAGTCTATCAGTAAGAACCTCAATCCTTTCAACATTATCAGAAACAGAGTTAAAGCTTCCCCCATCAGCGCCTTCTGCAAAGAAGGACATTGTGGTTTCTGTATTCCATAATGCTCTGTTAACCAGCTTTACATCAGATAATTTTCCTACATTAGATTCAAGAACACCAAAAACTTTTGGATCTGGCTCGAAAGCAACAATTTCAGCATTCGGGTACTGATCTTTAAAATAAACTATGCTTAGCCCAACATTGGCTCCGCAATCAATTATGTATGGACGTTCCTGTGTGGTTCTAAAGTCATATATCTGCTTCTTAAATATCTCATCGTACATAAAGATAAAGGAAGCACTATCTACAAACCTAAAGTTTCCTTTGATCAGATTCGTGCTTTCAGGTATATATCTTGGAATTGATTTTATCCTTTCAATCTCAATTTGCTCCGGGTTTTTAATGTTAATATGAGATGTACTATCCAATCGCAGTACTTGCTTAGCTGCTTTCTTTAAATAATCAGGAATTAATTTTCTAATTCTATTTTTAGATTTTTGTGAAAGAGATACAATATCACTTGTATACTTCTGAGACAACTTTTTCATCTTAAATTTGAATACAACCTGGCTTGTAAGGATATCTGCTTCCTTATTCCTTTTAATATTATGTGGAGATGAAATAGCCTCTAGCTCTTGGCTAGCCAAACTATTAAACTTATTAGTTATATCGAGGGTGTGAGTTGCCCCTGGTCCAAAACCAATATTAGAAACCAGATTCACATTTGGATAAACACATAGTCCTTGGTTCAGCCAGATGCAGAATGTCCATTGATAGTCCCAGAAATCCCACCTGTTTTCTCTGTCATTTATTTTTCTCTCTAACAAAGATTTATAGTAGTTAAACCAGGAATTTCTTATGCTCCATGGGAAATAATTACCTAATGCCGATCGTAATTTACTTTCATCTAAAGCTTGTAAATTGTAATTATATAATTCCCAGGATCTTCGCCAGGTTGCCCATCCCCATACATGATTGTAAGCTGAATAAAAATAAGATGCGTCCCCCCACTTTCTACCAAGAAAATTATTACCACCGATATGCATGATTTTAAGGTTATTCCGATACTTATCTAAGCAGTAGGCAGCATAGCTGAAAAAGGAAAGAGAAGGCAAACAGTCATCCTCTAAAATAATTCCTTCTTCTACATGATCAAAAAACCATGATATCGCAGATGATGGGCCAAGCCCACAGCCAAGATTATCATCTCTTAAAAGTGTATGAACCTCGCAATCCCAATCTATATTATCTAACACTACCTGTCTGGTCTTTTCACAAAGGACTGCCTCCCCTTCTTTGTCTACTCTCGGACCATCCGCTGCAACAAAAAGTTTAGAGGGTTTAACAGCTCGTATTTGCCTGAAAACCTGTGCAGTTGTATCAGGACGTTTAAATATTATAAAAAGTATGGGAGTCGAAAAGTTATTCATTAGGATGTAGACCTAAAAGTCTATTTGTTTCACTGTTCTATACTCTTGGGGCTGAAGTTTACTTTACTAATAGTTAAATTAACCATTTCCCATCAACAGCTATCATGCCAGCAGAAATTGGACGTATATAGTCGTATACATTCCCAGCGATAATTGTAAACGTTATAATATTATCTAGTGAATCAATAAAAGCTCCTTTATTCACCATATCACAAGATATTTTGTACTCACCAACTTTGAAAGGAGAATTCTTTAACAGAAATCTGACCTTTTGCTTTGTCAATAAAATCTTATCTGAAAGCGATAAACCTTCCAGAAATGATTGATGACAGAATAAATGATTTTCCTGAGAATCAAATAAATTTATAGAAAAATGGCAATTTGAAAAATTATATTCTTTATCAGTTATTATGTACTCTAGCTCTACCATAATATCTTCCCCTTGAGTAAAAATATCAGTTTCAATTCCACTACTGTTAAGCAGTTTAACTCCTGTAAATTTCAACTCACCAGTTCCAACTCTATCGGTACGTTGTGCTAGATTAGTATTGGTAACAGTAGAATTTAGCTGTATATATTTATTCACAGCATCTTCACTGCTACCTGAAAATGCGATTGTACCATTGTTAAGCAATAAACCTTTATTACACAAACTTCTGATGGAAGACATATTGTGGCTAACAAACAATACTGTCTTCCCATCCGATTTACTTACATCCTGAATTTTAGTAATAGCTTTCTTTTGAAATTCTACATCACCAACAGCAAGCACCTCATCCACAATTAGAATATCAGGCTCTAAATGAGCAGCCACACCAAAAGCTAAACGCACGTACATGCCGCTACTATAACGTTTCACAGGTGTATCAATATACTTTTCGACACCAGCAAACTCTATAATCTCATCAAACTTACTTTTTATTTCACCCTTACTCATACCCATTATGGCACCATTCAGGAAAATATTTTCCCTACCTGAAAGTTCACCATGAAAGCCTGTACCTACTTCCAGTAAGCTTGCTACCCGGCCTTTCATTTTTAATGAACCGATAGTAGGACCAGTAGTACGGGACAAAATTTTTAATAAAGTTGATTTTCCAGCACCATTTTTTCCTATGATACCTAGAACATCTCCTTTTTCAACTTCAAAGTTAATGTCTCTAAGTGCCCATACATAGTCCATAAAGGAAGTCTTTGTTCTATCATTCACCTCCCCAACCATCAAAAAAGGATCCTCCTTACCCATGAAACGATAACGCCATCTCTTGAAGTCATCCCTTAACGAACCAGTTCCAACCTCTCCTAAACGATATT
This genomic interval carries:
- a CDS encoding glycosyltransferase family 2 protein, with amino-acid sequence MKISILTICYNAEAYIERAIQSVLQQNYDDWEHIIVDGGSSDGTVAVLKKYQHLKWISEPDKGQSDAMNKAFALSGGDVIGYLNSDDYYNLGVFSEVSKFFESPEQPDIVVGKLKILMKDRVIYREPIKDYRFVSHFWLHRFPANPVSYFYKREIQTEVGDFPVENHNTMDFWFLLRAFRNRRIYKSDKEFGVFDLHEDTKTFQGLSTNRLNDNLLSDYFEFAYTLSLTDKIKFLYPWYKHTYGPVLLEHYNRYRSKFRLIQSKWSNGR
- a CDS encoding glycosyltransferase is translated as MKVLHVSTYRTGGAGIAAYRLHKGLQALGVASVFLYLDNETANITRKPKPPAPPPPSLYKRVKSKILLHLFSTVNNVSKPLKEDKIEGDYEAFTSPLTDYDITLHPAYQDADIINLHWVSDFLDFSSFFFKNTKPVVWTLHDLNPVKGGFHYSGDAACNKQLNELDARFLKIKYEALLPFQDLHVVALSKWLFNISSQSSTLKKFNHTLIPNGIDTEVFMPLDRAFSRKVLGLPADKEIILFVSEKLSVLRKGFDLLLEVIDKFEGQDNVLFCAVGISKQVAQKNIFYLDAIRDERLMAVAYAACDVFVIPSREDNLPNVMMESLACGTPVVATPVGGIPDVVIDNFNGVLAKDISADALYDALITFFDKKDSFDSEQIRKDFVAKYTVQHQAAAYKALYQQMLTRKRFNEQTESISK
- a CDS encoding FkbM family methyltransferase, producing MNNFSTPILFIIFKRPDTTAQVFRQIRAVKPSKLFVAADGPRVDKEGEAVLCEKTRQVVLDNIDWDCEVHTLLRDDNLGCGLGPSSAISWFFDHVEEGIILEDDCLPSLSFFSYAAYCLDKYRNNLKIMHIGGNNFLGRKWGDASYFYSAYNHVWGWATWRRSWELYNYNLQALDESKLRSALGNYFPWSIRNSWFNYYKSLLERKINDRENRWDFWDYQWTFCIWLNQGLCVYPNVNLVSNIGFGPGATHTLDITNKFNSLASQELEAISSPHNIKRNKEADILTSQVVFKFKMKKLSQKYTSDIVSLSQKSKNRIRKLIPDYLKKAAKQVLRLDSTSHINIKNPEQIEIERIKSIPRYIPESTNLIKGNFRFVDSASFIFMYDEIFKKQIYDFRTTQERPYIIDCGANVGLSIVYFKDQYPNAEIVAFEPDPKVFGVLESNVGKLSDVKLVNRALWNTETTMSFFAEGADGGSFNSVSDNVERIEVLTDRLRSYLDKKVDFLKIDIEGAELTVLEDSEDKLHLVQNMFIEYHSFVEKEQELAKVLGILERNQFRYHINSPGLTSGRPFVKRNTYNGMDMQLNIYGFKQ
- a CDS encoding polysaccharide pyruvyl transferase family protein, with protein sequence MKIGFITTIDTNIGDDFIRTGIENIIATLNDNVTFTYVNKHQPETAVLPNSPFHFLTKLPPFKGKRFLYYAYNKFFYHLFSVFKNQDLIIQSGAPVLWPNCFENEWAQPIWYNTVARLKDKVPTINLAAGSCYPWEKQEGFIDNREKIYAEDIGSLCKITTTRDKLANKLFSSVGIKNELLPCTAFFVDKAFENKREGEYILINYMEGGGHYSWDQQINNQEWENSVLYLIDKLKGEHDIRFICHSEKEVELAEKIAPSFIHYFPKSVSEYLEIIKFAKVGINNRMHASVAMASVGVPAVSVCTDTRMLMLDNINLPILYVKEATPKVLLSNVELLLENINQERNRLFDLKKTKFSEYQKILSPFVS
- a CDS encoding class I SAM-dependent methyltransferase, which gives rise to MMKTLLKKIPLIKKFTDAKTELVKQNYLLRLKREQLENENSLLRKELKISKTKCQVLSSDSIKLVVGSGGIQIDGWILTDIDTLDVSNYEDWKRYFREGSVDTVFSEHVWEHLDVEQTDKANLNIYKYLKEGGRLRIAVPDGLHPKPSYIDYVKPGGNGPGADDHKILYTYKSMTESLTKAGFTVDLLEYWDEAGNFNFNSYDENYGKVMRSSKHDKSNVGGKLEYTSLIVDAIK
- a CDS encoding glycosyl transferase is translated as MSTIAFTICSINYLAQAITLGKSLEESNLNVDFRIYLVDKFEGREHIKDKIPFQVIEIENIPVTDFKGMCVRYNITELNTAVKPYIINHILKTEININAVFYFDPDIMVFGKLNDAIVTLSKNTLIVTPHLLTPSDEHPFGIAESSFLNGGTFNLGFIGVSRCDEAFKFLDWWQKRLINQAYSNSDMHLFFDQKWINLAIVFFQNVYIEKSPGYNMAGWNLHEREVTSRGNNLYKINHDYDLIFYHFSGVKAHSNDVSRYSLYSLSQRPDLKEIIDTYRLNLIKHGVDFFSTYKCYYSKFYKGITIYYPKYHWITIYRRTRVYLGKIKRIVFLNSKPIS
- a CDS encoding glycosyltransferase family 2 protein, which codes for MVGKVFVSVIIPCYNSGEFLPDAITSVYQRSTEYTYDIIIVDDGSTDKNTLNLLEDLKKQNITVIHQENKGPAAARNTGVRASEAKYLLFLDSDNKIRPTYISKAVGVMESDPEIGIVYGAPNFFGDSTEARFTPREFNIYTIHKGNSIDMCAVVRREVWDSVGGFDEERLLIGHEDWDFWIMAGAKGWKFHYIKEVLFDYRIRQNSVIVNANHGDKVKKVVDYFHVKHKDLLLYNYEQLYRKKLFYEEEHKNPWRLFIKYLYRTYFMKLLSPFLKAK
- a CDS encoding acyltransferase family protein, with protein sequence MKSRHQNNFDFLRLLFALFVIITHSYTLTGIHYNDGLYQLTNNQITFSRVGLYGFFTISGYLILQSLNNSNTISEYYIKRVLRIFPGLLVVLLVTSICFSVLSHRYSIIGYFTLTSEPYTYVLTNFLPFGPFQGTILDTIENNPYSAYINGSIWTLQYEFLFYIVLSSLFFIKEKKLLIKSLLTISFICLYVLRFHEIAFIYDLVFSPLGLERSTLGSASQQTDFGMTGFRPFAVIDFGLYFNAGALLSAFNFSSIRYMPIVASLASLVMIITIALNTYIEFEVFLFPIIILTIGLTNTKWIGGLNNKIGDLSYGVYIYGFLIQQVLMHFFLLDHLLLTILTIPIALIAGFISWNLIEKKAINLKTTIYQQTQAPTPIHA
- a CDS encoding ABC transporter ATP-binding protein; translation: MSNSVIKVENLSKQYRLGEVGTGSLRDDFKRWRYRFMGKEDPFLMVGEVNDRTKTSFMDYVWALRDINFEVEKGDVLGIIGKNGAGKSTLLKILSRTTGPTIGSLKMKGRVASLLEVGTGFHGELSGRENIFLNGAIMGMSKGEIKSKFDEIIEFAGVEKYIDTPVKRYSSGMYVRLAFGVAAHLEPDILIVDEVLAVGDVEFQKKAITKIQDVSKSDGKTVLFVSHNMSSIRSLCNKGLLLNNGTIAFSGSSEDAVNKYIQLNSTVTNTNLAQRTDRVGTGELKFTGVKLLNSSGIETDIFTQGEDIMVELEYIITDKEYNFSNCHFSINLFDSQENHLFCHQSFLEGLSLSDKILLTKQKVRFLLKNSPFKVGEYKISCDMVNKGAFIDSLDNIITFTIIAGNVYDYIRPISAGMIAVDGKWLI